A single region of the Blattabacterium cuenoti genome encodes:
- a CDS encoding porin: MKKTKIIFLILLFFYPFHSHSESEIIKEKKTKNENTHLNIFIDFTNSMNSIVKKEFFEGSRFNEDYLNLEVRGKANEKISYSFAKKLNQTNKMLDLAYLKYKWNDKLYFLIGKQPASFGSMEYANSFYESAYRYTDVYKNKENPVGFNFIYLPIKNHELQFQIVNSITSSNTNNKEENKVNHPMGYSVNWNWSFNKIIQNRWSYSIFQEKENKKFWKLLALGSKLYLKPFSIEADYILSDEDIERNGDITKILRECNNDYHNTASVKYGTYLVKLKYNFIPKWNFIAKGVYEMGTSKKGINDILGENKLFKKAYTYYGGIEFLPIKNEDLSFHFVYQNQRSNYNLDKIKKENKNNHFIILGFSYRVKII, from the coding sequence ATGAAAAAAACAAAAATTATTTTCCTTATTCTTTTATTTTTTTATCCTTTTCATAGCCATTCAGAATCAGAAATAATAAAAGAAAAAAAAACAAAAAATGAAAATACTCATTTGAACATATTTATAGATTTTACGAATAGTATGAATTCTATAGTAAAAAAAGAATTTTTTGAAGGTTCTCGTTTTAATGAAGACTATTTAAATTTAGAAGTGAGAGGAAAGGCAAATGAAAAAATAAGTTATTCTTTTGCAAAAAAATTGAATCAAACAAATAAAATGCTTGATTTAGCTTATTTAAAATATAAGTGGAATGATAAACTTTATTTTTTAATAGGAAAACAACCTGCTTCTTTCGGAAGTATGGAATATGCTAATAGTTTCTATGAATCCGCATATAGGTATACGGATGTATACAAAAATAAGGAGAATCCTGTTGGATTCAATTTTATTTATCTTCCAATAAAAAATCATGAATTACAATTTCAAATTGTAAATAGCATTACTAGTTCAAATACAAATAATAAGGAAGAAAATAAAGTGAATCATCCTATGGGCTATTCTGTGAATTGGAATTGGAGTTTTAATAAAATAATACAAAACAGATGGTCTTATTCTATTTTTCAAGAAAAAGAAAATAAAAAATTTTGGAAATTACTAGCTTTAGGTAGTAAATTATATTTGAAACCTTTTTCTATAGAAGCAGATTATATATTAAGTGATGAAGATATAGAAAGAAATGGGGATATAACAAAAATATTACGGGAATGTAATAACGATTATCATAATACTGCTTCTGTAAAATATGGAACTTATTTAGTAAAATTGAAATACAATTTTATTCCAAAATGGAATTTTATTGCAAAAGGAGTATATGAAATGGGAACCTCTAAAAAAGGAATAAATGATATTTTAGGTGAAAATAAATTATTTAAAAAAGCATATACTTATTATGGTGGTATAGAATTTCTTCCAATAAAAAATGAAGATCTTAGTTTTCATTTTGTCTATCAAAATCAAAGATCTAACTACAATTTAGATAAGATTAAAAAAGAAAATAAGAATAATCATTTTATTATTTTAGGATTTAGTTATCGTGTTAAGATCATTTAA
- a CDS encoding DNA translocase FtsK 4TM domain-containing protein, which yields MYKKISKKKIINENKIIKTIFGFFLLGNSLFLFLSFFSFFFHWKNDQSQLSKIFDKEIIAENLLGKIGSAISHYFIHSGIGISAFFIPILLFLTGLKILFTKKKFLNNFYKSTIYKFIFFSIWLPITLHLMIPDEGILCGVFGFEIGNLLIHLFGKVGLYILILTSIIFYFIITFRINTPNIKNGIQKKIQYFDKKTDTICKIGNFILNKKIVKIPFKKVYNTDTKNIIRSIFSNYNKKEDLTFIDIDLESSKKKIVQILNYYKIEVCKIKAIIGPTITLYEIYPKIGTRISKINNLKNEIALNLSAISIRIIAPIPGKGSIGIEIPNNQRYIVDMKDILFSKESDKKSHQMELPISLGKTVFNEIFIIDLTKMPHLLIAGSTGQGKSVGLNMMIIFLLYQKNPKDIKFILIDPKKVELSIYKKISKSYFATLPNSIKPIITNLHEVKNILNSLCKEMDKRYAILEKYKVRNIKEYNVYNKKKYHLPYIILIIDEFADLSFSFKKEIEIYITRLAQLARAVGIHLIIATQRPSVDVITGLIKSNFTARIAFRVSSKIDSRTILDCTGAEQLIGKGDLLFSNKNELIRLQCPFMNLSDIKKIVDFYGKNNQKNEYFLLPEPDIDT from the coding sequence ATGTACAAAAAAATTTCAAAAAAAAAAATAATAAACGAAAATAAAATTATAAAAACCATTTTTGGATTTTTTTTACTAGGAAATAGCCTTTTTTTATTTTTAAGTTTTTTTTCTTTTTTTTTTCATTGGAAAAATGATCAAAGTCAACTATCAAAAATTTTTGATAAAGAAATTATAGCAGAAAATTTACTTGGAAAAATAGGTTCTGCTATATCTCATTATTTTATTCACTCTGGAATAGGAATTAGTGCTTTTTTTATTCCTATACTGTTATTTTTAACAGGATTAAAAATTCTTTTTACAAAAAAAAAATTTCTTAATAATTTCTATAAATCAACAATATATAAATTTATATTTTTCAGTATATGGCTTCCAATAACTTTACATCTTATGATTCCTGATGAAGGAATTCTCTGTGGAGTTTTTGGATTTGAAATAGGTAATTTATTGATTCATTTATTTGGAAAAGTAGGATTATATATACTTATTTTGACTAGTATTATTTTTTACTTTATCATTACTTTTCGTATCAACACTCCAAACATAAAAAATGGGATACAAAAAAAAATACAATACTTTGACAAAAAAACGGATACAATATGCAAAATTGGTAATTTTATTTTAAATAAAAAAATCGTAAAAATTCCATTTAAAAAAGTATATAATACTGATACTAAAAATATTATACGTTCTATTTTTTCTAATTATAATAAAAAGGAAGATTTAACTTTTATTGACATAGATTTGGAATCTAGTAAAAAAAAAATAGTTCAAATCCTTAACTATTATAAAATAGAAGTATGTAAAATTAAAGCTATTATAGGTCCTACCATCACTTTATATGAAATATATCCTAAGATTGGGACTAGGATTTCAAAAATAAATAACTTAAAAAATGAGATTGCCTTAAATTTATCCGCTATATCTATAAGAATTATAGCTCCCATTCCTGGAAAAGGATCTATTGGTATAGAAATACCTAATAATCAACGCTATATAGTTGATATGAAAGACATTCTTTTTTCAAAAGAAAGTGATAAAAAGAGTCATCAAATGGAGTTACCGATTTCTTTAGGAAAAACAGTATTTAATGAAATTTTTATTATAGATTTAACTAAAATGCCTCATTTGCTTATAGCAGGATCAACTGGTCAAGGTAAATCTGTAGGATTAAATATGATGATTATTTTCTTGTTATATCAAAAAAATCCAAAAGATATTAAATTTATTTTAATCGATCCCAAAAAAGTAGAATTGTCTATATACAAAAAAATTTCAAAATCTTATTTTGCTACATTACCTAATTCCATAAAACCCATCATTACCAATTTACATGAAGTAAAAAATATATTAAATTCTTTATGCAAAGAAATGGATAAAAGATATGCTATTTTAGAGAAATATAAGGTAAGAAATATTAAAGAATATAATGTATATAATAAAAAAAAATATCATTTACCTTATATCATACTAATAATTGATGAGTTTGCAGATTTAAGTTTTTCTTTTAAAAAAGAAATAGAAATATATATAACTAGGCTTGCACAACTGGCTAGGGCTGTTGGTATTCATTTGATTATAGCAACACAACGTCCATCAGTTGATGTCATTACTGGATTGATAAAATCCAATTTTACTGCAAGAATTGCATTTAGAGTAAGTTCTAAAATAGATTCTAGAACTATATTAGATTGTACAGGAGCTGAACAATTGATAGGAAAAGGAGATCTTCTATTTTCTAATAAAAATGAATTGATACGATTACAATGTCCCTTTATGAATTTATCCGATATTAAAAAAATCGTTGATTTTTATGGAAAAAATAATCAAAAAAATGAATATTTTTTACTTCCTGAACCGGATATCGATACATGA
- the lysA gene encoding diaminopimelate decarboxylase has product MMNELENINETVHREHLIKLAKKYGTPLYIYDFFKIKKQYMKMKNAFSGIKNLIINYACKANTNLNILKFLQKLGSGLDTVSIQEVELGLKAGFKPKKIIFTPNCVSIQEIKKAVGFGVRITLDNLSILEQFGENYSDYSVGIRINPHIMAGGNLKISVGHIDSKFGISYYQIPHMKRILKNTGLKIEGFHMHTGSDISNIKTFLEVSKVLFQTAIDFKNLDYIDFGSGFKVPYTKNDIKTDLTSLSNYITEKFKKFCKNYGNKMTLIFEPGKFLVSESGYFLVHVNVIKHTTSTVFAGVDSGFNHFLRPMFYDAYHCIENISNPNGRFRFYTVVGYICESDTFGLNRKIKEIREGDILCIKNAGAYCFSMSSNYNSRYRPAEVMILNGKDFLIRKRETMQDIIRNIVEINM; this is encoded by the coding sequence ATGATGAATGAATTAGAAAATATAAATGAGACAGTTCATAGAGAACACTTAATAAAATTAGCAAAAAAGTACGGAACTCCACTTTATATATATGATTTTTTTAAAATAAAAAAACAATATATGAAGATGAAAAATGCTTTTAGTGGAATCAAAAATTTAATCATTAATTACGCTTGTAAAGCTAATACAAATTTGAATATATTGAAATTTTTACAAAAATTGGGAAGTGGATTGGATACAGTATCTATACAGGAAGTAGAGCTAGGATTAAAAGCTGGTTTTAAGCCTAAAAAAATTATATTCACACCTAATTGTGTTTCCATTCAAGAAATAAAAAAAGCCGTTGGTTTTGGAGTTAGAATTACCCTAGATAATCTATCCATTTTAGAACAGTTTGGAGAAAATTACTCAGATTATTCTGTAGGAATAAGAATAAATCCGCATATTATGGCAGGAGGTAATTTAAAAATTTCAGTTGGACATATTGATTCAAAATTTGGCATTTCTTACTATCAAATTCCTCATATGAAAAGAATATTAAAAAATACAGGACTAAAAATAGAAGGATTTCATATGCATACAGGATCTGATATATCAAATATTAAAACATTTTTAGAAGTATCGAAAGTATTGTTTCAAACTGCTATAGATTTTAAAAATCTTGATTATATTGATTTTGGTAGTGGGTTTAAAGTTCCATATACTAAAAATGATATAAAAACAGATCTTACTTCCTTAAGTAATTATATTACAGAAAAATTTAAAAAATTTTGTAAAAATTACGGAAATAAAATGACTTTGATTTTTGAACCAGGTAAATTTTTGGTGAGTGAATCTGGATATTTTTTAGTTCATGTAAATGTAATAAAACATACGACTTCTACTGTATTTGCTGGAGTAGATTCAGGTTTTAATCATTTCCTTCGTCCTATGTTTTATGATGCTTATCACTGTATTGAAAATATTTCTAATCCAAATGGTCGTTTTCGTTTTTATACTGTGGTAGGGTATATTTGCGAATCAGATACTTTTGGTTTGAACCGGAAAATTAAAGAAATCCGTGAGGGAGACATTTTGTGCATAAAAAATGCGGGAGCTTACTGTTTTTCTATGTCCTCGAATTATAATTCTCGTTATAGACCTGCTGAGGTAATGATTTTGAATGGAAAAGATTTTCTAATAAGAAAAAGAGAAACTATGCAAGATATTATAAGAAATATAGTGGAAATAAACATGTAA
- a CDS encoding M20 family metallo-hydrolase, with product MSVVNLQVLKKEAIELLIKLINTPSISKQEKKASFIIEDYLHQYGFYVKRKFNNIWTENTNFSKKKNIRTILLNSHHDTVKPGKNWINNPFTAIKKENKIIGLGSNDAGASVVSLISTFIYLSSLSELPYKLILSITAEEEISGSLGVRAILPELGYIDLGIVGEPTKMQVAIAEKGLIVLDCIAEGKTGHSARDIGINAIYIATKDIEYLRKFFFNKKSELLGFTTLNVTQIQGGMQHNVIPDFCSFVIDIRTNELYKNEELIEIIRKKINSKIKPRSYHLNYSFIDPMHPIVLKAKLIGKKTYGSPTLSDQSIMPFSTIKMGVGDSVRSHTPNEYVFISEIMEGIDIYICLLKNFHF from the coding sequence ATGTCTGTAGTAAATTTGCAAGTTCTAAAGAAAGAAGCTATAGAACTTCTTATTAAATTAATCAATACCCCTTCTATATCTAAACAAGAAAAAAAGGCCTCTTTTATTATAGAAGATTATCTTCATCAATATGGATTTTATGTAAAAAGAAAGTTTAACAATATATGGACTGAAAATACTAATTTTTCTAAAAAAAAAAATATACGAACTATATTATTAAATTCTCATCATGATACGGTAAAACCAGGAAAAAATTGGATTAACAATCCTTTTACTGCTATAAAAAAAGAAAATAAAATAATCGGATTAGGGAGTAATGATGCAGGAGCTTCCGTTGTTTCATTAATATCTACTTTTATATATTTAAGTAGTTTATCTGAATTACCTTACAAATTAATTCTTTCTATTACTGCAGAAGAGGAAATATCTGGATCTTTAGGCGTTAGAGCAATTTTGCCGGAATTGGGATATATAGATTTAGGAATTGTAGGAGAACCTACAAAAATGCAAGTAGCTATTGCTGAAAAAGGATTAATAGTATTGGATTGCATAGCGGAAGGAAAAACTGGACATTCTGCGAGAGATATAGGAATCAATGCTATTTATATAGCGACAAAAGACATAGAATATTTAAGAAAGTTTTTTTTTAATAAAAAATCGGAATTATTAGGTTTTACTACCTTAAATGTCACTCAAATCCAAGGGGGAATGCAACATAATGTAATACCTGATTTTTGTTCTTTTGTCATAGATATTCGAACCAATGAATTATATAAAAATGAGGAATTGATTGAAATAATAAGAAAAAAAATTAATTCTAAAATAAAACCACGTTCTTATCATTTAAATTATTCTTTTATTGATCCCATGCATCCCATTGTTTTAAAGGCTAAATTGATAGGTAAAAAAACTTATGGATCCCCAACTTTATCAGATCAAAGTATAATGCCATTTTCTACAATTAAAATGGGTGTAGGAGATAGTGTACGTTCTCATACGCCTAATGAATACGTTTTTATTTCAGAAATAATGGAAGGAATAGATATTTATATCTGTTTATTAAAAAACTTTCACTTTTGA
- a CDS encoding 5'-3' exonuclease: protein MTKKLFLIDAYPIIYQSFYAFIKNPLFTSKGLNTSPIINFTYLLINTLNDEKPSYMATIFDTKKEISFRKKEYYKYKAHRKKTPEAICMAIPYIKKILKTFQIYYLYAKNGYEADDLIGTIAKQAENKGYLIYIITLDKDFFQLITENIKVYIPPFKGKTKRILGIEDIKKKFGVKHPKQVIDLWSMMGDPSDNIPGLPGIGEKNAIKFIKKYGSIENFLNSPHDLNDKIKKNIEKNKYLGLLYKKLITIVTNIPLFYFHEEKFHIKKPNWHSIKKVFEELQFIRLLKKAHQYYNKY from the coding sequence ATGACTAAAAAATTATTTTTAATTGATGCATATCCTATTATTTATCAGAGTTTTTATGCTTTTATAAAGAATCCTCTTTTTACTTCCAAAGGACTAAACACTTCTCCTATCATAAATTTTACGTATTTATTGATAAACACATTAAATGATGAAAAGCCATCTTATATGGCTACTATTTTTGATACAAAAAAAGAAATTTCTTTTAGAAAAAAAGAATATTACAAATATAAAGCACATAGAAAAAAAACACCAGAAGCTATTTGCATGGCTATTCCTTATATTAAAAAAATTTTAAAAACCTTTCAAATTTATTATTTATATGCTAAAAATGGATATGAAGCCGATGATTTGATCGGAACCATAGCTAAACAAGCAGAAAATAAAGGATATCTCATTTATATAATTACTTTGGACAAAGATTTTTTTCAATTGATCACAGAAAATATTAAAGTTTATATTCCACCTTTTAAAGGAAAAACAAAAAGAATATTAGGAATAGAGGATATAAAAAAAAAATTTGGAGTAAAACATCCAAAACAAGTTATAGATTTATGGAGTATGATGGGAGATCCTTCTGATAATATCCCAGGATTACCAGGAATAGGAGAGAAAAACGCTATAAAATTTATTAAAAAATATGGAAGTATTGAAAATTTTTTAAATTCACCTCATGATCTTAACGATAAAATAAAAAAAAATATTGAAAAAAATAAATATTTAGGTCTTTTATACAAAAAATTAATTACTATTGTTACTAATATTCCCCTTTTTTATTTTCATGAGGAAAAATTCCATATCAAGAAACCAAATTGGCATTCCATAAAAAAAGTATTCGAAGAACTGCAATTTATAAGATTATTAAAAAAAGCTCATCAATATTATAATAAATATTAA
- the argB gene encoding acetylglutamate kinase, protein MKIHIVKIGGHLINDQKVIRSSLEYFSKLQGYKILIHGGGKKADFILNKMGINQKMIQGRRITDKETLDIVVMTYAGMINKNIVAILQSYHCNALGLCGADGNCIQSYLRDKTNIDYGYVGDVNSKSVNTHLIKFLLKKNIIPVFCSITHNGIGNLLNTNADTIAAYIAISLAREKDSEIELHFCFEKKGVLRDIQDSESYFKKINFHLFQKIKKNHTIIKNGMIPKLENAFFALKNGVSKVSIGLPNYLNDLNHKTILCL, encoded by the coding sequence ATGAAAATACATATAGTAAAAATTGGAGGTCATTTAATTAATGACCAAAAGGTTATTCGTTCTTCTTTGGAATATTTTAGTAAACTACAAGGATATAAAATATTGATTCATGGAGGAGGAAAAAAAGCAGACTTTATTTTAAATAAAATGGGCATAAACCAAAAAATGATACAAGGTAGAAGAATAACAGATAAAGAAACTTTGGATATAGTTGTGATGACTTATGCAGGGATGATAAATAAAAATATTGTAGCTATATTACAATCTTATCATTGTAATGCTTTAGGTTTATGTGGTGCAGATGGAAATTGTATTCAATCATATTTACGGGATAAAACAAATATTGATTATGGATATGTAGGAGATGTAAACAGTAAAAGTGTTAATACACATTTAATAAAATTTTTATTAAAAAAAAATATAATTCCTGTATTTTGTTCTATCACTCATAATGGAATAGGAAATTTACTAAACACAAATGCAGATACAATAGCAGCCTATATAGCTATATCCTTAGCAAGGGAAAAGGATAGTGAAATAGAGTTACATTTTTGTTTTGAAAAAAAAGGAGTTTTACGAGATATACAGGATTCTGAATCTTATTTTAAGAAAATAAATTTTCATTTATTTCAAAAAATAAAAAAAAATCATACCATAATAAAAAATGGTATGATACCTAAATTGGAAAATGCTTTTTTTGCATTAAAAAATGGAGTATCTAAGGTAAGTATAGGACTTCCTAACTATTTAAATGATCTTAATCATAAGACTATTTTATGTCTGTAG
- the ribB gene encoding 3,4-dihydroxy-2-butanone-4-phosphate synthase — MDKNLNGIEEAIQDIKNGKMIIIVDDKNRENEGDFMVAAEKITPKIVNFLITHGRGLVCVPLTEEKCDQLELKMMVKNNTDPKKTAFTVSVDLRGDGVSTGISVSDRAKTILALVNEVKPEAFNKPGHIFPLRAKKGGVLERPGHTEAAIDITKMAGCIPVAVVVEILNKNGSMARLSQLIKISKKFHIKIISIENIIKYKKKTMIQ, encoded by the coding sequence ATGGATAAAAATTTAAATGGAATTGAAGAGGCCATACAGGATATTAAAAATGGAAAAATGATTATCATAGTTGATGATAAAAATCGTGAAAATGAAGGAGATTTTATGGTAGCTGCTGAAAAAATAACCCCTAAAATTGTAAATTTTCTCATTACTCATGGTAGAGGATTAGTTTGTGTTCCCTTAACAGAAGAAAAATGTGATCAATTAGAACTTAAAATGATGGTAAAAAATAACACAGATCCTAAAAAAACGGCTTTTACTGTATCCGTAGATTTACGAGGCGATGGTGTTAGCACTGGAATTTCCGTTTCAGATAGAGCAAAAACTATTCTTGCCCTAGTAAACGAAGTTAAGCCAGAAGCATTTAACAAACCAGGTCACATTTTTCCTCTTAGAGCAAAAAAAGGAGGTGTTTTAGAAAGACCTGGACATACAGAAGCTGCTATTGATATAACTAAAATGGCTGGATGCATACCTGTAGCAGTAGTGGTAGAAATATTGAATAAAAACGGATCTATGGCACGTTTATCACAATTGATTAAAATATCTAAAAAATTTCATATAAAAATTATCTCCATAGAGAATATAATAAAATATAAAAAAAAAACAATGATCCAATGA
- a CDS encoding LptF/LptG family permease: MKKLDLYMIRLFIAPFLMIFSTIFIVFMIQFFWSKIDELTGKNIDILIILKFIFYFGISIIPLVTPITLLLSSIMIFGEISENQELLAIKSSGISLFRVMKPILGITIILSIGLYFFSDFVIPKAKIKAKKLGYKISLAHPYLKLKEGIFVNFLPDCFIQIDKKYNNELHNIFIFFYEKNSLVNTIRSQRGTIMTNNNGSIQLKLINGILYSENNTNVPNESSYQIVKFDTLIQNLNIPLEEKIKYYYDKPLDTKNLIEKIDFLKHQKKIILKKKIYLYKLQLELQKKLTFPISCIIMFLTGAPLGAIIRKGGIGYPTIIALIIFIIYYILLTLTQNKVEKAEICPWIGAWIPNFIFFPISIWMTYKTVMDDF; this comes from the coding sequence ATGAAAAAACTTGATTTATACATGATTCGTTTATTTATAGCTCCTTTTTTAATGATTTTTTCCACAATATTTATCGTTTTTATGATTCAATTTTTTTGGAGTAAAATAGATGAATTGACTGGAAAAAATATTGATATTTTAATAATACTAAAATTTATCTTTTACTTTGGTATATCTATTATTCCATTAGTAACTCCTATTACTCTATTATTGAGTTCTATCATGATTTTTGGAGAAATATCAGAAAATCAAGAGCTTTTAGCTATAAAATCTTCTGGAATATCTCTTTTTCGTGTCATGAAACCTATTTTAGGTATAACCATTATTTTATCCATTGGATTGTATTTTTTTTCAGATTTTGTCATTCCAAAAGCAAAAATTAAAGCTAAAAAATTAGGATATAAAATATCATTAGCTCATCCCTATTTAAAATTAAAGGAAGGAATTTTTGTCAATTTTTTACCAGATTGTTTCATACAAATAGACAAAAAATATAATAATGAACTACATAATATATTTATTTTTTTTTATGAAAAAAATTCACTTGTAAATACGATTCGTTCTCAAAGAGGAACTATTATGACAAATAATAATGGATCTATTCAATTGAAATTAATTAATGGGATATTGTATAGTGAAAATAATACTAACGTACCCAATGAATCCTCCTATCAAATTGTAAAATTTGATACTTTAATTCAAAATTTGAACATTCCTTTAGAGGAAAAAATAAAATACTATTACGATAAACCCCTTGATACAAAAAATCTGATTGAAAAAATTGACTTTTTAAAACATCAGAAAAAAATTATTCTAAAAAAAAAAATATACTTATACAAGCTCCAATTAGAATTGCAAAAAAAATTAACATTTCCAATATCATGCATTATCATGTTTCTTACTGGAGCTCCATTAGGAGCTATAATTAGAAAAGGAGGAATAGGTTATCCAACTATTATAGCACTGATTATATTTATCATTTATTATATTTTGCTTACACTAACTCAAAATAAAGTAGAAAAAGCTGAAATATGTCCATGGATAGGAGCATGGATTCCTAATTTTATTTTTTTTCCAATAAGTATATGGATGACTTATAAAACTGTAATGGATGATTTTTAA
- the trxA gene encoding thioredoxin, protein MLQEINDDNFEKLVSKSDKPILVDFWAPWCSPCRALSILLEEIFTEYHTKALVMKLNVDKNPKTSSKYGIRSIPTIIFFKNGEKKDMHIGITSKEEIKKKLDALIK, encoded by the coding sequence ATGTTACAAGAAATAAACGATGATAACTTTGAAAAGTTAGTTTCTAAATCTGATAAACCTATTTTGGTAGATTTTTGGGCACCATGGTGTTCTCCATGTAGAGCTTTGTCTATTTTATTAGAAGAGATATTTACTGAATATCATACAAAAGCATTAGTTATGAAATTAAATGTGGATAAAAATCCAAAAACTTCTTCTAAATATGGAATACGTAGTATTCCTACTATTATTTTTTTTAAAAATGGAGAAAAAAAAGATATGCATATTGGAATTACTTCTAAGGAGGAAATTAAAAAAAAATTAGACGCTTTAATTAAATAG
- the metG gene encoding methionine--tRNA ligase: MKKSNKYTVTAALPYANGPIHIGHLAGVYLPADVFVRYLRQKNRDVIFICGSDEHGVPIAMQAKKEKKTPKEIVNKYHYMIKDCFTNFGIQFDNYSRTSKKIHYEISTSFFKKLHEKKKIFEKVSEQFYDEETKQFLPDRYISGTCPHCNKSDAYGDQCENCGSSLIAEELIHPKSTISGSFPVLKKTKHWYFPLNQYQKFLEKWILISHKKDWKVNVYGQAKSWLDQGLKPRAITRDLNWGVPVPITQEKGKVLYVWFEAPIGYISSTIEWSKRKKIDWKPYWKDKNTKLIQFIGKDNIVFHSIIFPIILKSYNSGYILPNQILANEFLNLENKKISTSKNWAVWVHEYLEDFPNQQDTLRYILIANMPEKKDNNFNWKDFQRKNNTELVAILGNFVNRSLTLVKKYNNGIVPHPGILSIKDKNILNKIKNYPEHIGYFIESYKFRESLTCFMDLARLGNKYLTEEEPWKKKEKKRIDTILYVSLQIVAMLALLAEPFLPHTSKKLLNMLRLKTFFWKKIKNIEKILCPGHLLGQYTFLFKKITNESIQKQIKKLEKIL; encoded by the coding sequence ATGAAAAAATCAAATAAATATACAGTAACTGCTGCTTTACCATATGCAAATGGACCAATTCATATAGGTCACTTAGCAGGAGTTTATTTACCTGCAGATGTTTTTGTTCGTTATCTTAGACAAAAAAATAGAGATGTTATTTTTATATGTGGATCGGATGAACATGGAGTACCTATTGCAATGCAAGCTAAAAAAGAAAAAAAAACTCCTAAAGAAATAGTAAATAAGTATCATTACATGATTAAAGATTGTTTTACTAATTTTGGGATACAGTTTGATAATTATTCCAGAACCTCAAAAAAAATTCATTACGAAATTTCTACTTCTTTTTTTAAAAAACTTCATGAAAAAAAAAAAATTTTTGAAAAAGTATCTGAACAATTTTACGATGAAGAAACTAAACAATTTTTACCGGATAGGTACATATCCGGTACATGTCCACATTGCAATAAAAGCGATGCTTATGGAGATCAATGCGAAAATTGTGGTAGTTCTTTAATTGCTGAAGAATTAATACATCCAAAATCTACTATAAGTGGAAGTTTTCCAGTTTTAAAAAAAACTAAACATTGGTATTTCCCTTTGAATCAATATCAAAAATTTTTAGAAAAATGGATTTTAATTAGTCATAAAAAAGATTGGAAAGTTAATGTATATGGACAAGCAAAGTCTTGGTTAGATCAAGGATTAAAACCTCGTGCTATAACGAGAGATTTGAATTGGGGAGTTCCTGTTCCTATAACACAAGAAAAAGGAAAAGTTTTGTATGTGTGGTTTGAAGCACCTATAGGATATATTTCTTCTACCATAGAATGGTCTAAACGAAAAAAAATAGATTGGAAACCTTATTGGAAGGATAAAAATACCAAATTAATTCAGTTTATAGGAAAAGATAATATTGTTTTTCATAGCATAATTTTTCCAATTATACTTAAATCATATAATAGTGGATATATTTTACCGAATCAAATATTGGCTAATGAATTTTTAAATTTAGAAAATAAAAAAATATCTACTTCTAAAAACTGGGCTGTGTGGGTACATGAATATTTAGAAGATTTTCCAAATCAACAGGATACACTTCGTTACATTCTCATAGCTAATATGCCAGAAAAAAAAGACAATAATTTTAATTGGAAAGACTTTCAAAGAAAAAATAATACTGAATTGGTTGCTATATTAGGAAATTTCGTAAATAGAAGTTTAACTTTAGTTAAAAAGTACAATAATGGCATTGTTCCTCATCCTGGAATTTTATCTATAAAGGATAAAAATATTTTAAATAAAATAAAAAATTATCCAGAACATATAGGGTATTTTATTGAATCCTATAAATTCAGAGAATCTTTAACATGTTTTATGGATTTAGCTAGACTTGGGAACAAATACTTAACAGAAGAAGAACCTTGGAAAAAAAAAGAAAAAAAACGGATAGATACCATTCTTTATGTTTCTTTGCAAATTGTTGCAATGTTAGCTTTATTAGCAGAACCCTTTCTTCCACATACTTCTAAAAAATTGTTAAATATGCTTCGTTTAAAAACATTTTTTTGGAAAAAAATAAAAAATATTGAAAAAATATTATGTCCAGGGCATTTATTAGGACAATACACTTTTTTATTTAAAAAAATAACTAATGAAAGTATTCAAAAACAAATAAAAAAATTGGAAAAAATACTTTAA